The Candidatus Baltobacteraceae bacterium genome segment TAATCTTTCGTTTGCGATCGGAACGTCGACCGGAGCGCTGCTCGCAGCCGTGATCGTAAAACTCGGCTTCGACTATTCGCTCGCGATCGCAATCTGCGCGATCGCGCCGTCGCTAGCGGCGCCGTGGCTCTTCTTGACGACCCGCGCGCGCAAATTCGCCGGCTAAGCAGACTACCCGAAATGAGGGATGGTTCTTTACGCTCATCGACGTTATCGTAGTACGTAGGACGCAACCGGAGTAACGCATGCATGCTAACGTCGCCCTCGAACCCATTCCCACGCGGCAGCCGCCGCTCGGAACGCTGATCGTTTTCGATCGGTGCTATCGTCTCGTCGGCGTGCACGGCGTGGATTCCACTGGGTGGCAGCCGCTACGATCGCAGATCGAGAGCGGCATTCGGGCGCTGACCGCGCACTGGAACGCTAATCCCGCAAGCCAGAACGAGTCCAGTTTTCTCGTGTCGGCGAAGCTCGCGGTGCACGTCTTCCCGCTGCGCGGAGCGAACGGCTATCGAATCGGGGCCCACGTAGAGGCCTACCGCCGCCGGGCGACGCCGCTCGAACGCGCCGACCAGCTCGGCCTGCGCCCGTCGGAATATGAATGCGTGCGCCTGTTCGCTAGCGGCCTACAGATCGACGAAATCGCCTGGCAGCTCGGTCTCGACGAGCCAGCCGTGGCCACGATTTTCGAGGAATTACAGCGCCGGTTCGACGTTTCGACCGCCATGGCTATGGTGGCGATCGTAGCCGGGGCACCGCGCCGCGAGTCCAATAAACAGAATGCATCGAATGGACCAAGGAGCATAGACCTTCGCTGACAACCTAGCATGGATGAACCCGGCCTTATAGGTCGGGCCGTAGCTACGTGTACCGCCTCGCGAAGGGGAAATCTCCTTGATCGAGCCGATGGAATTGGCAGAAGCCCGCAACGAAGATCGTATGCTCTCGATTCTC includes the following:
- a CDS encoding helix-turn-helix transcriptional regulator, with translation MHANVALEPIPTRQPPLGTLIVFDRCYRLVGVHGVDSTGWQPLRSQIESGIRALTAHWNANPASQNESSFLVSAKLAVHVFPLRGANGYRIGAHVEAYRRRATPLERADQLGLRPSEYECVRLFASGLQIDEIAWQLGLDEPAVATIFEELQRRFDVSTAMAMVAIVAGAPRRESNKQNASNGPRSIDLR